In Sulfurisphaera javensis, a single genomic region encodes these proteins:
- a CDS encoding beta-ribofuranosylaminobenzene 5'-phosphate synthase family protein, which produces MIKIIGLSRIHITLIDLDGKYGRIDGGVGVALKYPRIIIRTGNCNKANLNLPFEIPDYCIEEDFEEHIGLGHTTQFLLSLAKLGAEYNLKNIDVVELAKLVKRGGTSGIGVYAFKYGGFIVDGGHSKKIKKEVLPSDYAKVDPPPLIARYKFPWYIYVNVPKGGRKIFGKDELEAFKNAKVEGIDTLTRIVFLKLIPAVIENDLEEALEAIGLIQNLGFKKIEVSLQTDEVKYLMKRLYAKGFYSGISSFGPAIYTFVRSKREGEELVSTFGGFVTEANNEGAKVLWLKD; this is translated from the coding sequence ATGATAAAAATTATTGGTCTCTCGAGAATTCATATTACACTTATTGATTTAGATGGAAAATACGGTAGGATTGATGGAGGAGTTGGGGTAGCATTAAAATATCCAAGAATTATAATTAGGACTGGTAATTGCAATAAAGCAAACTTAAACTTACCTTTTGAAATACCAGATTATTGCATAGAAGAAGATTTTGAAGAACATATAGGTTTAGGGCATACTACACAATTTCTTCTTTCTTTAGCAAAATTAGGAGCGGAATATAATTTAAAAAATATAGATGTAGTAGAATTAGCAAAACTTGTTAAACGTGGAGGCACTTCTGGGATAGGTGTTTATGCGTTTAAATACGGTGGGTTTATAGTTGATGGTGGACATTCTAAGAAGATAAAAAAAGAAGTGTTACCATCAGATTATGCTAAAGTTGATCCTCCACCTTTAATTGCAAGGTATAAATTTCCGTGGTATATTTATGTTAATGTTCCTAAAGGTGGACGTAAAATATTTGGAAAAGATGAACTTGAAGCTTTTAAAAATGCTAAAGTTGAAGGGATTGATACCTTAACTAGAATTGTTTTCTTAAAATTAATTCCAGCTGTAATAGAAAATGATCTCGAAGAGGCATTAGAAGCTATTGGACTCATACAGAATTTAGGGTTTAAGAAAATCGAAGTTAGTCTTCAGACAGATGAAGTGAAGTATTTAATGAAGAGACTTTATGCTAAAGGATTTTATTCCGGAATTTCTTCATTTGGTCCAGCTATTTATACTTTTGTGAGAAGTAAAAGAGAAGGAGAAGAATTAGTATCCACTTTTGGTGGTTTTGTAACTGAAGCAAACAATGAGGGGGCAAAAGTACTATGGCTGAAAGATTAG